ACTTTGATGGATCGTATGTCGCTGCCGACGGTTCTGCAGGAGCGGGCATGGTCCTGCATGACCATACTGGCTAGGTGATCTATGCCGCTTGTAGATGGCTCCTAAACTGCCATGGGCTGCTCGAGGCTGAGCTCATTGCATGTGAGGAGGGACTCAAGTTGGCGTTACATTAGTCCCAGAAGCCGCTACTAGTGGAGACGGACTGTGCTGAAATTTTGTCTCTGATCAATGCTCGCCCACCTGATCGATCGAGAAACATGTACCAAGTGGCTGAAATCTCGGACCCACTGAAGGAGAGGCAAGCTCAAGGCAAGCTCAAATCAAGAATATTAGTCAGACGCAGAACAAGGTTGCACATGCTATGGCATCCATTGGACGAGCACAAGAACGAACGGCATGTTGGTTAGCAAATGTTCCTTCGGAGATTAGCATTATCATTGTGAATGATTGTAAAAACATTATCAATTAATGGTCACCTCACGGTCAATTGCATGGATAGACAGAAACCTCCTGCGGTCATCCAGTTTGGTCTGGGTCTTCCTGGCTGCTCCTTCTTCGCTTTTGATGGTGACCTGCCTGTTCGGGAGGTGGCTCCTACGCTGTCCAATGCGGCTATTGTCTCTGTCAAAGACCAAAAGATCTCCCCCCAAACTCTGCTGGAAGGGCTTCACATCTGGGATGTGGCTAGTTGGGACTGGCAAGTTGTGCAACTGTCAGAGTTTGACTTCTCTGTGGTGTTCCCCTCCAAAGATTGCCTACGAATGATTGCTTCCTACACCAGCTTCACCTTACCTCTTAATCAACTGGTGGTTTCTGTCAAAGCGGCTGCATCCAACGGTACTGCTGTTGGTCCTTTGTCTCAAGTGTGGGTGTTGATTGAAGATCTACCTGCTAGTCTGCGCTCGTCTGTTTTCCTCATGTCCTTTGGGGTTTTGATTGGGAAACCCATTGAGGTGGATGAGGAGTCTTTGAACAAGGTTGGTCCTGCTCGGTTGAAGGTCTGGTGTGTTGATCCTGATCGGGTGCATGGCTTCATTGATGTCTATCCCTCTCCCAATGGCATCAAGTTGCGGGTGCGGGTggagggggcgacggcggctgCTCCACCTTCCCCCCTCCTCCTGCTAACCCTTCGGATAAACATGACAAGGAAGGGGATGGTTCTTTTGGTGGCCCCAATCAGAGTTTTGGGTCTAATCTCCGCTTCACTCAATCTGAATGGGATAGCCTGGCAGACTCAGAACGTGAGATGTTTCATTCTCAAGCGCCTGCTAGTGATGCTCCTCGTGAAGATGTAGTGATtcccccttcagtccagatggccCCCTTTGCTGCTGCTGATCTGCCTAAAGCTCCGCCCTGCTCGGATACTCCTGTGTCTGCTGCATGCTCCAACCTCCCGGCTCGCCCTATCTCCCCCACTCGTTCGGGTATTGAAGATCTCCCTAGCTCTCCTGCTCGTGATATGATGGAATCACAACACCCCTCGAATAAGAAATCCTCAGTTCGCAAGTACTCGGCTAAGAGCCGGACCTCCTCGGGCTCGAAGCAATCTATGACGGGGATCTGTCGGCGTCTTGATCATGATCTGGGCTCCATGTCCCGCTCGGGCCCCCACGCTGGCTCTCCTGCTGCGCGGTCGCCTGCTATCCGCTCCCTGGTGTCCACGGCCCGCAAAGGTAGGCGGGTTTCACATTCTGGTGGCTCGATTCTGGAAAGGGTGGAGAAGCGGGCTGCGGCGAAGTACCTCCCTCCCCCAGGTACCTCCCCATCCCCATCGGTCGCTGTTTCTCCGGTTCGGGTGGTTTTACCTTCGATGTCTGATGATCATCTTTTAAACATTATGTCGGATGTGGGTTTGGTGGTTGATACTTCTGTTGGCTCTCCCAGTTCGCTCCTTGCTATTATTCGGGCTAATGAATTGGCCCAAGCTACCATTGCGAAAGCCAAAGAGGCTGTTGCCTCACGGGTGGCGGATGCTGGTTGTGTTGTGGAGGAGGCTTCGGGTGCTGGTAGTGGCCAGCCCTCATCCTCATCCTGCCTTGCTAAGAGGGGTACTAATAAACGATCTAAAACCTGTGTGGCCCCCAGCAGGTCGAGCCTCCGTATCAAGAACCTTTCGTATAAATGAGGGCCTTATTCTGGAATATTAGAGGGTTCGGTGCTAGGGGGCGCCGTGACCAACTGAAAGATTTGGTTCGTTCTAACTCTATTGACTTTGTGGGGCTGGTTGAAACGTTTAAGGATTCCTTTACCCCCAGTGAGCTTTCTGCTATCGTGGGTATGGATAGATTTCAGTGGCAATCTTTACCGGCTTCGGGCCACTCTGGTGGGATTCTGATCGGTTCTAATAAGGATATTTTTGACTTTGTTGCTTTTGATCATGGTTTTTATTGGGCTAGTGTTGTTCTCTCGCATAGATCTATGAATGCCCTCTATGAATTTATAGTTGTTTATGGGCCCGCGGATCACTCCTTTTCGCACCTTTTCCTTGATGAACTTTCGATCAAGCTTGAGTCCTGTTCTCTCTCGACGGTGATTGGGGGAGACTTTAATCTTCTGCGATGCCCTCTTGacaagaataatgataatttttCCTGGTCTTTAGCCAATGCTTTTAATGACTTTATTAGTGTCAATGCCATTCGGGAGCTTCCTCGGGGGGGAGCCCGCTTTACTTGGTCTAATCATCAGGCGAACCCTATCAGATCCGTGCTTGATCGTGTCTTCCTATGTCCCAGTTGGAATGCCTTGTTTCCTAGGTCCTCTCTTGTAGCTAAATGTATTGTGGGGTCAGACCACACCCCCTTGATTCTGGATGATGGTTCCATTCGCAATAGACCTCCGACTAGATTTCAGTTTGATGCTTCTTGGCTGTCtgttgatggctttgttgacatggTTGCGGCGAAAATCTCCCAATCCCTCTCTCACAACCCCCGCTCTTTTGGCCCTCTGGATGATTGGCAGTCATGTGCCTATGCTTTATGAAAATTTCTTAGAGGTTGGTCGCGTAACCGTGCGGCGGAGGATCGCCGCTCCAAAGCCTTCCTTGAAAATCAGATCCTGGAGCTGGATCATACTGCGGACTCTATTGGGCTCTCGGATGATGGTTGGGCTGTTCGCTATAATCTGGAGGCCGCTCTTCTGCAGCTGCATCATCAGGCTGAGATTTACTAGCGTCAGAGGGGCACCCTCAATTGGACTCTCAAAGGAGACGCTCCTACTGCTTATTTCTTTGCGATTGCAAACGGTAGGCGTAGGCGTTGTGAGATTAATAGCCTATTGATTAATGGTATGCGCTCTACAGACCAATCTGTGATTATGGCTCACGTGGTGGACTTCTTTTCGTCTCTGTTAGGGGCTAAACCTCCATCGGGCCTGTCCATCTCCCCCACCTCTGGAGTTCTGGTCTTAAAATTTCTCCTGAGGAGAATACTTCCTTGATGATTCCGCTCTCCGATCAGGAAATCTGGGATGTGGTTAATTCTGCCAATACTAATGCTGCTTCCGGGCCTGATGGCTTCTCCATCCCTTTCTTTCGGAAATTTTGGCCCTAGTTGAAACAGTTGGTGTGTAACGTTATTCAGGGTTTTTGTCTTGGTACTGTCGACATCTCTCGCCTGAACTATGCTGTTATATCCCTGATCCCTAAGGTTAAGGGTGCTGATGTCATTTCCCAATTCCGGCCTATAGCGTTGATTAACAACTTTGCCAAGTTCCCTTCCAAAGGATTTGCGAACCGGCTGTCTCCGCTAGCTCACAGAGTTATTAGTCCCTTCCAATCTGCTTTTATCAAAGGGCGCTTTATTTTAGATGGCATTCTCTCCCTTCATGAGATAGTTCATGACCTCCATGTGCGGAAATCCAAAGCTATCATTCTCAAACTAGACTTCGAAAAAGCGTATGACTCGGTTAGCTGGTCTTTTCTCAAGCAGATTCTTCTTGCCAAAGGTTTCGACGGTGCCTATGTTCACTGtatcatgcagttggtctcgggtggCCACACTGCAGTTGCCGTAAATGGCGCTATTAGCAACTTCTTTGCGAATGGGAGGGGCCTCCGCCAAGGggatccggcctcccctgttcTTTTCAACTTTGTGGCTGACGCTTTCTCCTGTATGCTCTCCAAAGCGGCTCGATGTGGACACATTATTCCTGTGGTCTCTCACCTACTTCCGGAAGGGGTCTCTCATttgcaatatgcggatgacacaatCATCTTGGTAGAGTTGGACAAAGCCTGTATTGCCAATCTGAAATTTATTCTGTTGTGCTTTGAAGCTGTTTCTGGTCTTAAGATCAATTTCGCCAAGAGTGAGGTTATGGTGACGGGGGTCGACCAGGCGGAGGCCTTGCGGGTGGCCAGACTCCTCAACTGCTCCTTAGGTTCCTTTCCTTTCAAATATTTAGGTCTTCCTATCTCTCCTGGTCTGCTTCACGCGAAAGACTTCGCTCCGGTGGTTGCTAAAGTGGGGAATAGGGTGCTTCCTTGGAGGGGTAGGTATAATACCAATGCTGGCAAAGTGGCTCTAATTAATTCTTGCTTATCCTCTCTCCCGTTGTTCCTTATGGGCTTTTACCGTCTCACGGATGGTGTGCATGCTGGCTTCGACAAACATAGGGGTGGCTTTTATTGGAATTCTGCAGATAACAAAAGGAAGTATAGGTTGGTTAAGTGGCAGCTTATGTGCAAGCCTAAAAACCTTGGGGGGTTAGACATTATTAATACTCGGGTGATGAATATTTGTCTGCTCAttaagtggtggtggaaaattatgaTGGTTGGGGCCGATGTGCTGTGGTTTTCGATTCTTAAGGCTAAATATTTTCCTAACTCCAACCCTATGTTTGCCCCTGCGCGGCGTGGTTCGCAGTTTTGGAAAGCCCTTGTTAAAGTTCGGCCGATTTTTTTGGAgcacgttaagttttgtgtgggtaATGGGTCTGCTGTTCGTTTTTGGTTAGATTGGTGGTCCGGGGATGCTCCCCTGGCTGTTAGCTTTCCGGTTCTGTTCTCTTATTGCCCCAATCCGCAAATCTCCATCGCGGAGGTGGCTGCTAATAATTGGGACTTGGCTTTTCGTCGGGCcctgtctcctgaagagttggaagaaTGGCAAAGTCTTTCTGCCCTCTTCCATGTGCTCTCGGAGGAGGCTGACTCTGTGGTTTGGCCACTTACGGCCTCTGGGCTATTCTCGGTCAAATCGTTGTATTCTAGACTCATTGGTGGTACTACTTCGGCTCGCTTCTCTTGTATTTGGAAATCTAAGGTCCCTCCTAAGATTAAGATTTTCCTCTGGCAAGCCTTCCGAGGTCGCCTTCCTTCTGCTGATCAGATCAAAAAACGCAATGGGCCGGGCTCAGAATTCTGTAACTTGTGTGGGGCTTTGGAAAACTCTAATCACATCTTTTTCAACTGTGTTCTTGCCAAATTAGTTTGGTCTTGCGTAAGATCATGGCTTCGGGTCTCCTGGGATCCCTCCTCTTTCGCAGACACTAGAACCCTAGCCAAATCTCTGGTAGGGGTCACCAAGAGGGTATTCTGGGTTGGCTTGGGAGCCTTATGTTGGGCTCTTTGGACCATTagaaacaaatttactattgaacTTACCTTCCCATCTAAGCCTGCTGACGTTCTTTTCAAATCATGtatattcttgcagcagtggagattattgactaaggagCCAGATCGGGACGCCCTGGACCTGCTCATCGCCAAAATTCGGGCTTCAGCCTCTCAGATCTCCGGGACGAATCATGGCGTATAAGCCTGGTGCTGTAGTTTGCGGGATTAGGTCTCCTTCTCTCCCCGGCCTGCGTGCCGTGTTTGGCAGCTGCCTGTTTCGTTAGGAATTTGGGCCTATTTAACTTCTCTTTGTGTTTCTGAGACTGTGTGAACCTTGGGTATTCGTGACGCTGCcatgtggctttatttataaagtcgggctttggccttttctctaaaaaaataataataaaatgctATCCTCGCAAAaaaaactttatgaagtttgactttgatcaaatcttatatgTAGACTAAAAAGAAATGAAGAGAGTATTATGTTACACTAAAAGTAAAGAGTGCATGATATATCCGGATGAAATTCTCTCACGATCAACCATATCATAAGAACTCCCCTAAATAAATTTCTCTTTGGATAGAAGGCTTCGGGAGATTTCTTGCATTATTGACATTTGGTACACCTTGCCTACGTCTAATGGTTATCCTTAAAGTATCGACATCATTATTTGGACTTGGCGATCAAGTTCTCTTCGAGAAATATGGTCCCATATCTTAGATCAATCAAAGTAAGAGGATAATTAGTTAGAAAGTTAGGACTAAAAAGAACATGCACATGAGAGAGGGGACATGAAGATGTGATTCAAACCATGAATTCAAATTATGATTGTCTCTCGACAGTAGGTGTCTAACGACGCATCTTGGTTGAACGGCGAACAGGGGAGAGATTGCGAGTTTTCTAAAGCCGAACAAGAACGAAGAGAGGTTTGCCGCCGCCGTGTATATCATAGCGATCATACGAAATAACGGATGCCGAAGAGGCAATGTACGGGGCGATTTACTGCTTGTGGGCTTTTAATTGCCTCCTCACTTTGTATTCTAGCTTAGTGGGTTCGGCCATGCTTTTTTATGAGAGTGGATTTTCTATTCTTGGGTGTACTACGACCGAGTTTGCAGAAAATATatgacaaaacatgatcaaacaAATTCCAAAAAATCTAAAAATTTGAGACATCAAACTTTATCAAATGTTGGAGCATCTTGGAAAATTTGAGCCCAAAAATAACATCTGAGCATCTCTCActaaaaaaacaaaatcaatgtTCAAAGTTTCGTTCAATTTTTGAGCAGTGATTTCGTCTTTTTAGTGAGAGCTTGTCTAATGTTATTTTTGGCTGAAATTTTGCAAGAAGCTCTAACATTTGATAAGTTGATAAGGTTTGATGTCTCAAAATTTCAGGTTTTTTGGATTTTGTTTGATCacatttaatttatttatttttgacaaACTCAGATGTAGTACACTCGAGATAGCCACCACATTCCGTTTTTTCATTGGGTACATACCAAAGAAAAACAGTACACAAGTATCATCATTGGGTTCAATTGAAAGCTAACAACTCTACGCTGGTTTCGCCCCTGTGAGGCGGACATTGGAGCTCAAAGGTCTTCGCAGATGGGAGGACGGCGAGGAGGCGCCGGCGCTTCGCCCGTCCACCAATAACCACTTTTGCTAGGTCCGGTTATAGATGCTCTAATCAGCTAGCTTGGCGCATGAGCAGCCAGTGTACAAATCTTGCCGTGGTAGGATAATTCAACGTAAAACAGCTGCCATGGCAGTGTACAAAGTTCTGCCAGGACACCTAAAGTCCTATACTAGACAGCGCAAGTTTTATTCAACAGTTCCGTTGGTCACGTTGCCTTGAATTCGATGGACAGCCTCTTTTCTTAGGCCTGCGCCAAGGTCTACCGCAGTAGCCGTGTGGCTGGCTGCTCCTTTCATACTTGCATTCTTTTGTCTTGGGGATAGATAGATAGACTAGGCCCGGTTGACTGGGCAGCAGCCTTGATCCTCATCCAACGGCCCAACAGTCTTGCCCTCGGCCGCAGCCTTCTGATCGTAGGGTTTCTTCTATTTTCGAGGGAGATCGTTGGGAGGGTTTCTTGGTTCTCAAGTGGTCTTGTACACAAATTTCTTGGTTCTCAAGCTTACCTCCTCCTCCCGCCCTAATCCTCGCAGTTATTTCGCCGTTGTTTAATTGACGCAGCCAATGTAGCCGGTCTCTTCTGGCCTGAACTCAGATTCGTATTGCCCAGCGAGCTCCCGGGTCACGGGGACGGGCCGATCGGACGACCATGTCAAGCGAACCGGAGCAAGGCAATGGTGCTGGCGATGACGAACATAGCGGCGGCCTGCCTGAGGACCAGATGTTCGAGATGCTCACCCGCGTCTCCCTCGACGACCTCTCCGCATGCCGCCAGGTGTCTGCCCAGTGGCGCCGGCTCACGTACGAGCCGGCCTTCTCGGCGCTTcactgccgccgccgcgccgacgCCGTCGTCTCGGGATACTTCGTGCAGGGCATGGCGCGCAACCGCTActccgccaccttcgtctccaTGCACCCCTCCCAGGCCGACGCTGATCCGTCCGTCTCCCTCGACTTCCTGCCCTCCGCGCACGTCCGCGTTGAGGCTGTCTCCGCGCACCGCGGCCTCGCGTGCTGcgtcgacgccgacgccgacgccgccgcgcgcaTGGGCGGCAAGACGTCGTCGGCGCGATGCTACTACGCGTGCAAGCCCGCCACGAGGCAGTGGAGGGCGCTGCCCAACCCGAGGCTGCGCTTCCCCACGGCGGTCACCGCGATGGTGGCgcgccccgccggcgccggcgccgcggcGGACTTCAAGATCCTCCGGCTCTCGGTCCCGACGCTGCGTGACCACCTGCGTTGCGAGATCTTCGACTCGCGAAGGCGCGCGTGGCGGCGCTCGGCCGACGTGATGGTGTGGCCGGAGTCGCTCGTGGCCGCCGGCCCGGCGGTGAGGGCCCACGGCGCCATGCATTGGCTACGGTGGCCGGACAGGGTCAGCGCCGCCGAGGACATCTTCGCGTTCGACATGAAGAGCGAGGCGTGGAGGCTCATTGTTCTCCCGCCGGAGGTGGAAGACAGAACGAACAGGTGGGCGGGCAAGAAGAAGCTGGTGACGGTGGAGGGGAAGCTGTGCCTGGTAGTGACCGTGGATGAGGAGGCGGAGGTGTGGGTGATCGCCGACTACGGCAGGCAGCAGGAGAGATGGGAGAAGAAGATGGCAGTGAACTTGAAGAATCTCGGGATGCAGGAAGGGAGAGCCCTTATACTCAGGGATCTCTGCTCATCCGAGGTCGCATTCTTCAACAGTGTATACAGAGTGATCTGGTGATGAAATCGCTCGCTTAATTCTCCTTCAAATCTTCGTTACAATCTTCATTATTCGCAAGCGAAGTGTTACTAATTTTGCATATGTTTTGCAGGTACGATTTTTGGAGGGGCGAGATAGCAGAAGTCCCCGTGCATCACAAATGCATACAAGAAGTTTTCAAGTATGAGTCCGATTTGGTCCCTTGGGACATCGATGAAAACAAAATCTAGACTGATTGACACTGCAAAATTTGCGTTTTGGAAGACCCGGTCTCTAGAATTGTCAATCTTGCAGTGGCATCTACTCTCCGTATCCTGGTCGAGCCTCTCTTTTTCGTGAGAGAAGGAAACAACAAATCTTGATGATGTGGACAAATTCAATTACCTCCGTCTTTGATTATCACCAATTAGCTCCATCATTTATTAACACCGCTTCAGGCCAataaattttgctaaattttgttgGAATTCAGATGCAATCTAAGCTTAGAAATATGTACAATGCTTGAAGGGTAGAAGTTTTTAAGAGAAATGGTCTGTTTCGATGGACAGGTATGAGATAAACGAGTTGTTCCGTTCGTTAAAGTCGTGATCATTGAAGCTCGGTTCGATAAGCTCGTTAAAGCTAACACTCATTAAGTTGAGTGCTCACGTGTACCGGTAAAGCTGGAAACAACACAAAAGCATTGTATCACATATTCAAAATTTTAACATGTACTCCTTCTTCCTTCTGtttcaaaataaatgactcaactttgtattaattttagtacaaagttattataaaattgggtcatctattttaaaacggaggaaGTAGCGAATAGTTAAACATGTAGCAGAGTACAACTGCAGCAGCCTTTCCCAAAATTGAAACTTTCAAATAAGTAGCACAATAAAAAAAGTTTGAACATGGATGACTAAATGGTTTGAACATCAATGATTAGTCAACCATGTATTTGAACATGGATGACCTCAAGTTAAGTGTATAGAGAGCATTCTTTTTTGCTTTCAGAAAAGCCTAAAGTCAtacttcctccattccaaaatatagtgcataTAGGTTTTATCAAAAGTCACACTATGCAAACTTTGATCATATTTTATAAAAATATagatacatctagaataccaaatacaTATCGTACATCATGAGTTATATTTTGGTAATGTACATGTGTGTATTATAGATATAGatagttttctctataaacttagtcaaagtttgataagcttgaattttaaaaaaaaatctatgtgcactacattgtggaacgaaAGGAGTACATTAACTGTATCACAGTCTTTGCGAACACACCCTTACACAAAAAAATACATCAAATTCCTTGTGTGCCAAAATCTTACTCCTATATCCATTGGTTACGCGCCGTGAGCAAAAGTTCAATGTTGCCTCCTGGCCTCCGCCTCGGCGGAGCAAACATATTTAAACTCAGAAGCTTGTAGAAACAACGTCTGACAAGTCATTGATGTAAACCAGCAGACGCCAAATGCTGCAATCTTCATAGCAAATAGTCGCCCCGGAGAAGAAGACATCGTGAAGATCATGTAGATACTCCACACACCATGAACACCGCCAGACGGATCCACCGGAGACCAAAACTGACCGGATTCAGGAAGTTTCGTCGAAGACACATCTCTGCATGCCACCCACCGGCGCTAACCGCTAGAAAGAACGAGGATAGAACAAGGAGGGCATTATTTCTAAACCAGGGCAACGCCACCGTCTTGTAGCCCCGACCAAGACACAGAGACCCCTCGCCAAATCGATGCATCAGGACACCATCCACAAGTAGGACCTCCCTGCCAAAGCGGCATGGGATTTGCCCAACAACACACTCTGGCGACGGCGAGAGGGGAAGGAAGTGGTTGTAGATGATCTAGGTTTTGTTGGCGGTAGTTCTTGTCCCGCACTTAATGATGGTTTTGATTTAACTAGCAATAATTATATTGGATTGAGCATTCGAGCCTTGATAATTAGTAATGGGCTAGATGGCAGGACCCTTGGGATTAACAACGAGCCAAATGAGTTGCTCGTGAAACATGCAAGCTCGCTCATTAAGCTCGTCTAGAAAATTGATTGTCGACTTGGTTCATGAACTAACGAGCATGATCCTTAACGAGCTGAACTTTTGAGTGCTCGTTAAGCTCACGAGCAACAACCTTTTCATCCCGCTCCATTGCATGTGAAAGGGCATTTATTCCCTTGTTCTTTTTGGTATTTATAAAAACATAATTGATATTTCAACCACATGCTTGAGTTCTATAAACATTGTCGTCACATGGTGGAATGATGCA
The sequence above is drawn from the Triticum aestivum cultivar Chinese Spring chromosome 7A, IWGSC CS RefSeq v2.1, whole genome shotgun sequence genome and encodes:
- the LOC123151469 gene encoding F-box protein At5g49610, producing MSSEPEQGNGAGDDEHSGGLPEDQMFEMLTRVSLDDLSACRQVSAQWRRLTYEPAFSALHCRRRADAVVSGYFVQGMARNRYSATFVSMHPSQADADPSVSLDFLPSAHVRVEAVSAHRGLACCVDADADAAARMGGKTSSARCYYACKPATRQWRALPNPRLRFPTAVTAMVARPAGAGAAADFKILRLSVPTLRDHLRCEIFDSRRRAWRRSADVMVWPESLVAAGPAVRAHGAMHWLRWPDRVSAAEDIFAFDMKSEAWRLIVLPPEVEDRTNRWAGKKKLVTVEGKLCLVVTVDEEAEVWVIADYGRQQERWEKKMAVNLKNLGMQEGRALILRDLCSSEVAFFNSVYRVIWYDFWRGEIAEVPVHHKCIQEVFKYESDLVPWDIDENKI